CTGCCAGTGCCAGCTGTCCACCTCGAATCCGGGGACGGTGATCGCCCCCTCCTTCAACGACTTCTCCCTGTCGACGAGTTGGCCGATGTCGATGTCGGTGACCCGGCCGAGCCCCTCGCACCCCGGACACATGCCCTCGGCGGTGTTGAAGCTGAAGGCGAGGGGAGGGCCGACGTACGGGCTGCCGATCCGGCTGAACAGGATCCGCAGCAGGGTGTGGGCATCGGTGGCGGTGCCCACGGTGGAACGGGAGTTGGCGCCCATCGGCTCCTGGTCCACGATGATCGCCGCACTCAGATTCCGCAGCGAGTCGACGTCCGGCCGGCCGGGCGTCGGCATGAAGTTCTGGACGAACGCCGTATAGGTCTCATTGATGAGCCGCCTCGACTCCGCGGCGATGGTGTCGAAGACGAGCGAGGACTTACCGGATCCGGAGACACCGGTGAAGACCGTGAGCCGCTGCTTGGGAATGTTCACACTCACGCCCTGGAGGTTGTTTTCCCTGGCGCCACGGACCTTGATTTCGCTGACATCCATGCCTTCAAGTGTTTCATTGAAGTGCATGTTGAGACTTTTATCGGCTTTCCGCCCAACCCCGCCGGAGGCACCGCGATATCGTGGGCGTCAACCCTCAACTCGCCCGTGAATCCTCGATGCGAAAGTGACGAACCGTGAGCCGTACGGACGCCGCGCTGCGCCCCGTCGACCTGGCCCGTATGGCGGGTGTCTCCACCCAGCAGATCCGCAACTACGTCGACGCGGGCATCCTGCCCCCGGCCGCCCGCACCCCCGCCGGATACCGCAGACTCGACGACCGGCACCGCAGAGCCCTGGTGACCTACCGGGCCCTGATGCCGGGATACGGCGCCGAGACCGCCCGCGAGGTCATGCGGGCGGTCCACGACGAGGACGTCGCCCTGGCGCTCACCCTGGTCAACGCCGGTCATGCGGCGCTCCATGACCAGCGGCTCTCCCTCGAGGCGGCGGGGAAGGCGCTCGAAGTGGTCGCCGAGCAGACTCCGGACGCGTCGGCGCCGTCACGCTCCGGGCCGCTGCGCATCGGCGAGGTGGCCGCCCGTCTGGGGCTGCGCACCTCGGCCCTGCGGGTGTGGGAGTCCGCCGGTCTGCTGCGCCCTCGGCGCGACCGGAGCACCGGCTACCGCGTCTACGGGCCGTCCGACGTCCGGGACGCCCGGATGATCGACCTGCTGCGCCAGGTCCGCTATCCGCTGCCCCAGATCCGGCCCGTCCTCGACGGTCTGCGCCGCACGGGGAGCAGCGAGGCCCTGCGCACGGTCATCGCCCGACGTCAGGAGGGGCTCGCCCAGCGGGCCACGGCGATGCTCGAGGGCTCCTGCCGGCTGCACCACTACCTCACGGAAAACGGATCGGCCGAGGACCGATGAGTTCCCGGCGGGGGAGCGGTCTGTAGGGGTGAACGCTCCCCAACGCAGGAGGTACTGATGGCCAGCGACGGATTCACCACGTGCCTGTGGTTCGACGGCCGAGCCGAAGAGGCGGCGCAGCACTACATCTCGATCTTCAAGAACTCCAGGCTCGGACGGATCACCCACTACACCGGGGTCGAGCCCGGTGGCCCCGCGGGGAGCGTGCTGACCGTCGAGTTCGAGGCCAACGGGCAGAAGTTCGTGGGGCTCAACGGCGGGCCGCAGTTCACCTTCAGCGAGGCCATCTCCTTCCAGGTCCACTGCGCGGACCAGGACGAGGTGGACTACTACTGGAGCAAGCTCTCCGAGGGCGGCGAGGAGGGCCCCTGCGGCTGGGTGAAGGACAAGTTCGGGGTGTCCTGGCAGATCGTCCCCACCGTCCTGATCGACATGATCGCCGACGCGGACCCGGGGAAGGCCAAGCGGGCCACCGAGGCGATGATGAAGATGGGCAAGCTCGACATCGCCGCGCTTCAGGCGGCGTACGACGGCGCGTAGCCGATCGTACGGGGCTTCCCCCTCCCCGCCCCTTCCCGCAGCACCGATATGCGGCTCCGCCGCGTGGCAGGGGCTTCGCCCCTGGACCCCGGGGCCCGGGGCGGAGCCCCGCCTTCCAGCCTCTCCAGGGGGCACCTCCCAGCGGTAGCTGGGGGAGTTTGAGGAGCGGGGTCTGGGGCGGAGCCCCAGTTGAGGGAAGGGGCGGGTAGGAGAGCAGCCCGCCGCAGGCGTACGCGTACCGCCGGACACCGCTCAGCGGCCGTGGGTGAGATCCGCGGGGTCGGTGTTGGCGCCGCAGAGGAGCACGGCGACCTTCTCCCCGGGCCGCGGCCGGTACGCGCCTGAGGTCAGGGCCGACAGCGCCGCGGCCGCCGCGTGCTCGACCGCGATCCTGCGGTCGTCCCACAGCGCCTGCCGCGCGGAGACGATCGCCTCGTCGTACACCAGGACCGACCGCACCCCGTCCTTGCGGGCCCACTCCAGCGCGGCCGAGGACACATGGCGGGCCCCGAGCGAGTCCGCCGCCACCGAGTCCACCGGGACGTCGACCACCGCACCGGCCTCCAGCGCGGCGTTCAGGGCCCGGCAGCCGTACGGCTCCACCGCGACGACTCGCACTCCGCGCTCCAGGGCGGACACCGCGACCCCGGTGAACAGCCCGCCGCCCCCGACCGCCACCACCACGGTGTCCAGATCGGGCCGGGCCTGGAGGATCTCCTCCATCACGGTGCCCGCCCCGGCGGCGATCAGCGGATGGTCGTACGCGTGCGACAGCAGGGCACCGGTCTCGGCGGCGTGCTTCTGGGCGGCGTCCCGCGCGTCGGCGTACTCGGTGCCGATCTGATGGACCGCGGCGCCGAGCCGGCGCAGCCGGTCCACCTTCACCACCGGCGCGGTCTCGGGCACGAACACGGTGGCGGGCACGGAGTGCTGGGCAGCCGCCCAGGCGCACGCCAGCCCGGCGTTTCCGCCCGAGGCGATGACGGCACCCGCGTCCGGCAGGGTGCCCGCCTCCCGGTGGGCCCTGATGAAGTTGAACGCGCCCCGCGCCTTGAAGGTGCCGGTGTACTGGAGGAACTCCAGGGCCAGCCATCCCTCGGCCGCACCCCACGCCCCTTGCTCCACCGGTGCGAGCGCCACGGGCCGGATATGTCCCGCGACCCGCTGGGCCGCGGCAGTTACGTCCTCAATGGAAACAGTCACTGAAACAGTGTAACAACCACTGGTACGCTCGGGGTGTGCGAAACAAGGACCGAGCCGACCAGCCCACCCTGGAGGCCATCGCCGAGGCCGCCCTGACCGTCGTCGACGACGAGGGGCCCGAGGCGCTGAGCTTCCGCAGGGTGGCGCAGCTGCTGGGGGTCTCCCATGCCACGGTCTTCCGCCGCTGCGGTGACTTCGACGGTCTGGTGATCGCGTGCGCGGACCGGCTGGCCGCGCGGATGCCGCTGGTGGGGCAGGACCAGGACTGGGCCACCGCCACCGAGGCCCGCTTCGCCGCGTTCTACGAGGTGTTGATCGAGCACCCCGGTCTTGTGGCGCTGCGGTCGGGCCGCGCCTGGTGGGGGCCGCATCTGCTGAGCCGCCTCGTGGAGCCGCAGCTGGCGCACAGCATCGCCGCCGGAATGGCCCCCGAGGTGGCGATCCGGGTCTACCGGCGGCTGTATCTGCTCACCCTCGGCGCCGTGGCCTTCGTCGACCACCGCGACGCGAAGCGGGTGCGCACGGCCGCGCGTACCGCGCTCGCCGCGCTGGACCCCGAGGACTTCCCGGCCCTCACCGGAAACCTGAACGTGGTCGTGGACGCGCTGACCGACCACGAGGTCTACCACGGCGCGCTGCGGCAGCTGATCGACGCCTCCGCGGCGGCCTGTCCCGGACGGTGACCGACGCGAAGCGGGGCGGGCCCGAGTGGGACCGCCCCGCCGCACGCCAAGGCGTGGCTACAGCGTCTGCTGCACCCGCTCCGCCACCAGCTTGATGAAGCGCGACGGATCGCTCAGCTCACCGCCCTCGGCGAGCAGCGCCATGCTGTAGAGCAGCTCGGCCGTCTCCCCGAGACCGCTGTCGTCCTTGCGCTCGGCGTGGGCCTTGCGCAACCCGCTGACCAGCGGATGGGTGGGGTTCAGCTCCAGGATGCGCTTGATCTGGGGCAGGTTCTGGCCCATCGAACGGTAGATGTTCTCCAGGGCCGGAGTGACATCGAAGGTGTCCCCGACGATGCAGGCCGGGGAGGTGGTCAGCCGCGAGGACAGCCGCACCTCCTTGACCTGCTCGCTCAGCGTCGACGTCATCCAGGAGAGCAGCTCGGCGAAGTCCTTTTGCCGCTGCTCCCGCTCGGCCTCCGCCTCCTCGTCCTTCTCGTCCTTCGAGTCGAGGTCGACCTGCCCCTTGGCGATGGAACGGAGCTGCTTGCCGTCGAACTCCGGCACGGCGTCGACCCACAGCTCGTCGATGGGGTCGGTGAGGAGGAGCACCTCGAAGCCCTTGTCCCGGAACGCCTCCATATGGGGCGAGCTCTCCACGATCGACCGGGACTCGCCGGTCATGTAGTAGATGTGCTCCTGCCCGTCCTTCATGCGCTCGGCATAACCGCGCAGCGTGGTCGGCTGCTCGGCGTCCTGGGTCGAGGCGAACGAACACACCTCGAGGATCGCCTCGCGGTTCTCCAGATCGCTGAGGAGACCCTCCTTGAGAACGCGGCCGAATTCCTTCCAGAAGGTCGCGTAGCGCTCCGCGTCGGAGGACATGATGTCCTTCACCGTCGAGAGCACCTTCTTCACCAGGCGGCGCCGCATCAGCTGAATCTGGCGGTCCTGCTGAAGGGTTTCCCGCGAGACGTTCAGCGAGAGGTCCGCGGCGTCCACCACGCCCTTGACGAAGCGGAGGTATTCCGGCATCAGCGCTTCGCAGTCGTCCATGATGAAGACGCGCTTCACGTAGAGCTGCACACCCCGCTTGCGGTCCTGCATATACAGGTCCTGCGGTGCCCGGGCCGGAATGAACAGCAGCGACTGGTATTCGAAGGTGCCCTCCGCCTGCATGCGGATGGTCTCGAGCGGATCGACCCAGTCATGGCTGATGTGCTTGTAGAACTCGTGGTATTCCTCGTCGGTGACCTCGTCCTTGGGACGGGCCCACAGCGCCTTCATCGAGTTGACGGTCTCGAGCTCGGGCGCCTTCTCGTCGCCCTCCTCCGCCTGCTCCGCCTCGTCCGTGCCGGCCGGGGCCTGGGCAGGGGCCATCCTGATCGGCCAGGTGATGAAGTCCGAGTGCTGCTTGACGATTTCCCGGATCTTCCAGGGCGAGGCGTAGTCGTAGAGGTGGTCCTCGGTGTCCTCCGCCTTGAGCTTCAGCGTCACGGAGGTGCCCTGGGGGGCGTCGTCGACCGGCTCGATCGTGTAGGTGCCCTCGCCGCTGGAGACCCAGCGGGTGCCCTGGCTCTCCCCGGCGTGCCGGGTCTCCATGGTCACCTCGTCGGCCACCATGAAGCTGGAGTAGAAGCCCACTCCGAACTGCCCGATGAGATCCGCGGAAGCGGCCGCGTCCTTCGACTCCCGCAGCTCCTTGAGGAATTTCGCGGTGCCGGAGTTCGCGATCGTGCCGATGAGCTCCACGACCCCCTGATGCGACATGCCGATGCCGTTGTCGCGGACGGTCAGCGTGCGCGACTCCTGGTCGATCTCGATGGCGATGTGGAGATCAGAGGTGTCCGCCTGAAGGCTCTCGTCGCGGAGCGATTCAAGGCGCAGTCTGTCCAGCGCGTCGGAAGCGTTGGAGATGAGCTCGCGCAGAAAGACGTCCTTGTTCGAGTAGATCGAATGGATCATCAACTGCAGAAGCTGTCGTGCCTCGACCTGAAACTCGAAAGTCTCGACCCCTGTAGTCAACTGTTTCCCCTCATGAGATAAGTGTCGACGCCATCAAGCACAGTGCGTCATCGGCAGCTTATCGAAGGTGAGGGGTGTCGAGCGGCCTTCCGGGCAGATGACGGAGGGCCGCTCACGGAGCCGGATGCGGCGGCCCCGGGAGGCGGGGCCGGAGTGCGTCAGCCGCCGCCGCGCACCTTGCTCCAGTCCAGGGCCTCGGCAGCCTCGCGCTGGATTTCCTCGGCCGCCTCCCGGGCCTCCGCGGGGACGTCGCCGTGCTCCGCCACGAGGCTGTCGTAGATGGGCACGAAGTCTGAGGTGTCTGTCGTGTTCATGTGGCGCACTTCCTTGGGTACGGATCCCGGGTCGGCTCCCGGCTACCCGATCCATCAAACAGGCATGCTTTGACGTCGATCACACGGGGGCTCCCGGTGATCCACAGGCGCCCGGCGCGCCGGAACGCGCCGGGACCCGCGGGTCAGTGCGCTGTGGCCGCCGCCTCCAGCACGAAGACCGGGATCTGGCGGTCGGTCTTCGTCTGGTAGTCGGCGTAGTCCGGGTACGCCTCGACGGCGCGCTCCCACCACCGGGCCTTCTCCTCGCCGGTGACCTCGCGCGCGATCATGTCCTGCCGCAGCGGGCCGTCCTGAAGTTCGACCCGCGGGTCGGCCACGATGTTGT
This genomic interval from Streptomyces asiaticus contains the following:
- a CDS encoding MerR family transcriptional regulator, with protein sequence MSRTDAALRPVDLARMAGVSTQQIRNYVDAGILPPAARTPAGYRRLDDRHRRALVTYRALMPGYGAETAREVMRAVHDEDVALALTLVNAGHAALHDQRLSLEAAGKALEVVAEQTPDASAPSRSGPLRIGEVAARLGLRTSALRVWESAGLLRPRRDRSTGYRVYGPSDVRDARMIDLLRQVRYPLPQIRPVLDGLRRTGSSEALRTVIARRQEGLAQRATAMLEGSCRLHHYLTENGSAEDR
- a CDS encoding TetR/AcrR family transcriptional regulator, which gives rise to MRNKDRADQPTLEAIAEAALTVVDDEGPEALSFRRVAQLLGVSHATVFRRCGDFDGLVIACADRLAARMPLVGQDQDWATATEARFAAFYEVLIEHPGLVALRSGRAWWGPHLLSRLVEPQLAHSIAAGMAPEVAIRVYRRLYLLTLGAVAFVDHRDAKRVRTAARTALAALDPEDFPALTGNLNVVVDALTDHEVYHGALRQLIDASAAACPGR
- a CDS encoding VOC family protein codes for the protein MASDGFTTCLWFDGRAEEAAQHYISIFKNSRLGRITHYTGVEPGGPAGSVLTVEFEANGQKFVGLNGGPQFTFSEAISFQVHCADQDEVDYYWSKLSEGGEEGPCGWVKDKFGVSWQIVPTVLIDMIADADPGKAKRATEAMMKMGKLDIAALQAAYDGA
- a CDS encoding serine/threonine dehydratase yields the protein MTVSIEDVTAAAQRVAGHIRPVALAPVEQGAWGAAEGWLALEFLQYTGTFKARGAFNFIRAHREAGTLPDAGAVIASGGNAGLACAWAAAQHSVPATVFVPETAPVVKVDRLRRLGAAVHQIGTEYADARDAAQKHAAETGALLSHAYDHPLIAAGAGTVMEEILQARPDLDTVVVAVGGGGLFTGVAVSALERGVRVVAVEPYGCRALNAALEAGAVVDVPVDSVAADSLGARHVSSAALEWARKDGVRSVLVYDEAIVSARQALWDDRRIAVEHAAAAALSALTSGAYRPRPGEKVAVLLCGANTDPADLTHGR
- the htpG gene encoding molecular chaperone HtpG is translated as MIHSIYSNKDVFLRELISNASDALDRLRLESLRDESLQADTSDLHIAIEIDQESRTLTVRDNGIGMSHQGVVELIGTIANSGTAKFLKELRESKDAAASADLIGQFGVGFYSSFMVADEVTMETRHAGESQGTRWVSSGEGTYTIEPVDDAPQGTSVTLKLKAEDTEDHLYDYASPWKIREIVKQHSDFITWPIRMAPAQAPAGTDEAEQAEEGDEKAPELETVNSMKALWARPKDEVTDEEYHEFYKHISHDWVDPLETIRMQAEGTFEYQSLLFIPARAPQDLYMQDRKRGVQLYVKRVFIMDDCEALMPEYLRFVKGVVDAADLSLNVSRETLQQDRQIQLMRRRLVKKVLSTVKDIMSSDAERYATFWKEFGRVLKEGLLSDLENREAILEVCSFASTQDAEQPTTLRGYAERMKDGQEHIYYMTGESRSIVESSPHMEAFRDKGFEVLLLTDPIDELWVDAVPEFDGKQLRSIAKGQVDLDSKDEKDEEAEAEREQRQKDFAELLSWMTSTLSEQVKEVRLSSRLTTSPACIVGDTFDVTPALENIYRSMGQNLPQIKRILELNPTHPLVSGLRKAHAERKDDSGLGETAELLYSMALLAEGGELSDPSRFIKLVAERVQQTL